The window GTACTATCTATCATATgcacaagaaaacaaaaaatatttttaataactgaTGTCAGCTAAACACAATGAGTTTGTTTCTAACGCTAATGCAGCACTGCAATTGAATATATGAATGCCAGGTATAATGCTTTAAAATTCTGAATGAGGAAATTTAACGTGATAGCTTCAGCTTCTTAAGCATTGAAAAGGTGATGCTCTTCACATAAACCGAACAGAAATCAAACAGTGAACATAACCAACCTGCCAAAGAAATCCGCAATCAGTTCCGTGTAGAGGGAGAAGCCGTTCTACCATTGGTCACGCTCTATCATGTGATGTATGACGCCAGAAGCGTATGTTTCCCCAAAGTCCCTTTTCCCTTAAAGCTGAAGTCTGTCATTTATACGATGTAAAACATTTAGATATCTCAGCTTAATATGCACAGGCAATTATATGTAAGAAATCAGCAGTCTGAGTTACCCTAATATGTAAACACTGTGGCTCTATTGCTATCAAAGCATGACTCGGTTTGTTTGAGGATACACTGGTGTGAGTTTTGGGGCGGGGCTACGGATTTTTGGCCAATGACACCAGACAGAGTGAGTGTTTGGGGTTCGGGGGTATCCTGTTTTTCAAACCCAATACAGGTAAGGGGGTTTTGCACAAAGCTAAATGGCAATAATTCACACTTTCCTAGTTCGGTGGCATAATTGCAACATTCATTGACTTGCtatttgttataaaaaaatacttttaccattttcagttaatacattttgttaGGCTACTTTCTATCACATCTTACTGTTTGAATTATATCTTGAACGCTACCTGACAACAGGTTTATTGAATTATAGATGTGATTAACGTGGAGTTCATTCAGTAATTGGCACCTCTTGTTATATCATTCCCTCACAGAGATTTCTTAAGAGAAACTATCAGTAAAGGCGCCTGCTTTATGAATtgttttattgtcttttatcagTGTTGAGCAGCACACACCCCCAGCACTAAAATCCTTGACCATGCTCTGCCACGTACACTCACTTTTATCATCTTGTTTTGAAGCAGGTTTTACGGCTGGAGATAATTATGAGCCTTAAAAGTTCCTCTGGAAAACATTTGCTTTTAAATAAGGTTTGTCATTTGGATATGCATGATCACAATTTAACTGCCTGctgaaaaaaaacatctaaGCTGCTttgctggtcttagctggtctTCCAACCTGACCTGATAAATGTTCACTCTAAATCCAGACTAGCAAACCATTTTAGACTGGTTTAAGTTGTTTTCCATAaggatatataaaaatatatatataaaaatctccCAAATAAAAACGCTTATTTAAATGCTTGTTCAGACCACCCACTGAAATGATAGAATTGAAAAACTGAATAAATGTACATTGTTATAGCAGCTTCTGTGACCTAAATATAAGATTCAAAAAGGCGTATGACCAAAAATAAACAGCAGCAcacttttatgtaaaaatatagcCTTGACATTTATTATCAGTTCACATTAAAAGTTTGAAATTACCCTTCTCACTGAAGGCAGTAATTGTAAATTGGTATTAAATGACCAATATTTAAAACTACAAATGAGTGTGACATTCTCTCCTGAAATATACTGTATGCATACATACTCATGACTAACTAGTCACAGTTAAGGGGTTGAGCAGgagacaaaaatgttttttaatccTAAAATCATGACTTTGAATAGACTAAATCCatttatgaaaaaaagaaatcattatatttacaatttaaGTATGgcacatacagaaaaatatgaaatgcaCATACTCTTAGCATACATAAAATAATTACCAGCATTTTGGTAAATAACAATATTTCCAAGGCACAAAATGTTATGTATTCTATAAGGCTACTGTAAAAGTACTATAAGAGCCAGTCATATGTAGCAAGCTGTTAAAATACtgtacaataaaacaaacatctGATCACATTCAGGCCTGCTGTAACATTTATGGAAATCAAACTCACTGAAAGGAGAAGAAACTTGCATAGCCTTTGTATTATATGGTCCTTTCTGATTGCTGTTTTGAATGCCCCTTGGGTAGTATAAATATGCACCActagttcattttaaacataCATACAGCAAACAGATGAGATGGTATGAACATATATGTTTAAAGTGTGATTGTTGCACACCGTTAAACTCAATTATTTTGCTTTAAAGTTCTTACAGTGGGAAAATCTGAAACATTTCACAGTGTCCttacaaaaaactttaaatttaacAGCTAGTGAATATAAATGTGAGATGTTTATGAGAATGAATACAGCCTATTAAATGTACcaagttaaaaacaaaaacttgaGCTTTGTTTCGCTAGAGCACTCAGATGGCCTCTTGTTTAGTGATGGTAGGTTGAGGGATGGAGCTTGGCTGCTTGGGCACTGTGGCTATAACCCCCGGTGCCATTTTGTAGTGATCAGAACCTGAGGCTGTGGGGGGAGATGGGATTGGAGTGTCCGGAGTGGCTGTTTGGAAAAAACGCAAGAGGATACATTAATTCAGGGGTCCGCATGGGGGTATTATGGAACCTTAAATAGACATAATTTGCATAGCATGATAAcatgtgaaagaaaataatcacGCTTATGAAATTTCTGAAGGCATTAGGAAAGGAAAGAATTACAGTAGCCTTCTTTGACAAAATAAGCCTGATTAGTTTCTACGATTCTGGCAGGGATTACTCCAACAAGCCTGTTTGTCCATACCTGATTCTCACATTTTAAGGACCTATATTCTCTATTCATaaaatttttttcattaattctGTTCAAGAAGATACAGTTACTTACACATCTGGCCATTGTGAATGGGAGTGGCCATGTTGGTGGTAACAATGACATTGTTACTGAGATGCTCCTGGACCAGATGTGGGTGTAAAGAGTGATGGGAATGAGGGGCTTCATTAGCTGAACCTGAGAGgaaaaaattgtcattaaatCTCTGATTGGGAAGATCATTTTTAAGTCTGAATCAAAGAACTTGTTTTTTCAGTCAATAGGATCTACAACATATATTAAGGCAGGTTATTAAGGAACCAGTATGTATAGGCTGCCTTTTTATCTCTGTTTTCAAGATTATAACAAGCTGTTCTCGTTGTTCCCAGATGTTTCATCATGCATCTCAGATATTGCAGGTTTTTAAAGCTATACAAAGTTAAGGGTCATTTACAGAACAAAAGTGCATTGCCGGAGTTGTCTGATAACCATGATTTTCACTTCTACAAAGTTTCCTTTCATTAACAAAAATCATTTACCTCCTAGAAGCATCTCTTGTAGCAGGTTGTCTATCTTCGCCATTCCAAACAATTTAACAAACTGGATTTGCTCGATCATTTGCCAGGTGATACTCTGTAGCGTCGGCAACAGAAGAAGCAGCTCGCCGAACCGTCCCCGCGAGTCATACTGACGATCATTGATGTAGTCCTCCAAACTAACTTGAACTTGGTATCGCATACGTTTGATCTTGCTTGGGTCGCTTAAACCTTTGGCATCTACAACGAGTAGAGAAAAATCATCACATTAGatctttttgaaaaatcacTTGACATTCTGTTGTgctttgtctcttttttttttaggacaGTTTGTCTACCTGGATCAAAAAATACAATGGCCTTCAAGCAGGCATATTCATTGTCATCGATCTGGAGATCTTGGAAGGGAAGGACTAATTCGTCAAGGATTCTTACAGCCACACGGCTCACCTCCAATTCGGGGCAGTTTCGAGGAACTATATGATCATTACCTGAGAGAAACATGGAAAATTGTGAGGTAAAACATTAGTAAAATTCCGCTCTCCAGAAGACATATCCACATTACCAATGTGTCTTGCTTTTTTACTTACCTAATAGTAAAATATCCTTATACAGCATGGAGCGTTTGGCAGCTCCTAGTAAGAGATGCTCTCCAGCGTGAGCTCGCAGTAAAGCCACCTGAGACAAATGAACATGCATTGGTTTGGTTAGAGTCCTTTTTATGAGCacaataacattattttcaccTTAGATTAAATGAACATAAATTTAACGTATCTACTGGGGCTAAATAATGTCTTCATGACTATATGCGCATGTGTGTCTTCacgtgcatgtttgtgtgagaaGATGCAGTTTGAGACGCTCTCACCCACAGCTAAAACACTGATCAGTTACCATGCCTCAGTGCTCAGCATGTTAATGATTCTGGATATCTCAAGAAGAGATGTAACTTTCAAACCAGCTCATCATATTCTAACCTGAGCCATCTAAATACATTAACCACCCAAACTAAAGATCTCTGAACTTTTTTTCCAACTAAGACAAACATTTGAATCAATTGACACCAACAtccattaaatatatattgtggGAGTATATTGTAGCTATAAATAAGTGGTGTTTATCCTACCTGATCATCCAGTGGGAGGTCACAGAATGCAGGGATGTATTTGGCCCATTCCACCAGCACCAGCAGCTGTTGTTTCATAGACTCGCACACATCGGTTATAGTGGCTACCTTCTTCGTTCTGATGTCACCGTTCATGATAGGACCTGGTGATGAGATCTACATAATAGCATATGGGAGAACTTTATTATACATGTTTATATCTCTTAAACATGATTATACATTACTATATATTATGATTCTTATTATTTATAAGATACAATGATTTATATGTATAATCATGTTATAAATATGAATCACATTATAAACACCCAGGCGAATTGCAGAAATATTGACTGTTTCTGAACAGGTTTCCTAATCAATCCCCCAGTCTACTATTGGTCAGATAGTCCCACCCCAAACTTATGCCACCGGTTGCTATGTGGTTCTGACTGGGatgcacaaacaaacagcacaaTGTTGTGATAGCcctagggctgtaacgatatgcgatatgaaaccgaaatcgcgatacgcaggtccacgaacctgtatcgcgatgtgagaaggcagaatcgcgacacaccccttccaactcccagagttatccttcctgtccagatccaatgctaccacatttttaaattactataagtattaggggtgtaacgatttatcgtagatggtgtgtctcaatcagctctctagttcagtaagtgtttcgggcacacattgaatcttgcaagcaggtttaaacgtttctcatgtcagtctcttgcatggtcgcgtgagaaaagtcgtggctttctttcaccgcagtgcacaggaacagctgtgctcacagaaaagcaaaagacgcttgcgatgctttgctttaagaagttctgtggggccgttcacatattgcgtcttttccgcgtgcaagtcagttattattttcaaatgtagccgcgcggcaagcgcgctcataatgggatcaacgcggtcgcgacgcgcatgcaattctcaacttctcagaatgccgcaagcgcaccgcaggtcgtgtgacaagaatcaaccgatcagctatggcctttccgtaacaaaacatcaaaagctcagccgaacagctgatcatagctgtacatggtggtttttatatcttatctccatcaatatatctcgtagtaaaactaatgcaagggctagaaatcatttatccttagcagaaacatcctgatcctcttggagagctcagttcatggttgcatagcaacgaccgacgccacgggagcgcaagcgctttggaaagaaggagaagcggtgcggccgcgccttccacgcgtttttagacgcgatatgtgaacggcccctattcataattctaagttcatgttaaatttaacattttttttcagtgacagacagccctattcagctgttaatttgaatacagaaggtttttattaaaattttatatttatttattttattgaaatgtgatcttgtatgtacaacaaggaaaattattgaaatttgttcatgtttttttaataaatcttgtttgaatttcagtttcattttgttcaaaatatcgtgatacgtatcgtatcgtgaactccgtatcgagatacgtattgtatcgtgacctgagcgtatcgttacacccctagatAGCCCCAGAGTCATTTTGAGAATTTTTCCCGCaaaattgggctacttttacactgttgccgcgaCTTGTTTTATTAGTCCGCGGGTTTCCCCGGGATCTCGACGTTTACCTCCCGGAACGCAACTTTTCCCCCCAGGACGCGATTTTTACTGGGGATCTCCCCAGAATGTGAATCCCAGTGTGTTAAAGTGGGTTAAGAGAACATATTTTACACAATTCACCTTTAATATTTCTCAACATTTGCTAATAGTTAGTAGTAGTTTGAATTGCACTACGTACCTGTCTAGAAAGGACATCGGCCTGAATAAGTGCATTTATGGAGGGTAAGCTGCTGTCTTCATAGCTGGATCTTCTGGTGCTAATCCTGTCTCTTTCATTCTGCACAGCTGAGGGTGAGAGGAACACTTTTAATCAGCAAATTACAGTTGCATTCATTAAACACACAGAAGGTTTATTTTGACCAATATGGATGttgtacagaaaaaaatagcTCTTGGTAAACCACTGAAACATACTCTTTCGTTATCAGAAGCAGTGAATGTCACCCAGTTCTGACAACCAATTGAGATAGCGGAGATGAGGGATATTAGCCGACTTTGTGAGAAGGGGGAGTCCTCAAGGTTGCGCTTTTTTATCAGTGTGCAGTTATGATGGCTCTAAACTGTTTGTTCAGCATAAACCAGACATAGACCTCAGTGCATTGTTGAGTGAACATTAACAAAATGTCTCTCGCTAACTCTCTCCCTGCTGTTGCAACATCTCCCATTTGCGCCACCTCATCCCCTAACAGGGCAGGAGCGTTTaatctctgttttttatttctttagtaGCATTATGTGAATGTAATCTAAAAGCATGAGCAAGTACCTTCCTTCTTCATCCCAGCTCGAAAACATTTCTTTAGTCTGCAGTACCGGCACTGATTTCTCTTGTCTTTGTCCACTATGCATTGTCTGTTGAACCTGTACAGAAGCATAAAGAAGTCATTTGGATGGAAACTTGCAGAATTATATTCACAAAATTTAGCCAAGGAGGTTGTTTTTCTAACCTGCAGGAGTACATGTGGTTTTTGCGTACACTGCGTCTGAAGAACCCCTTGCATCCGTCACAGCTGGAGGCTCCGTAGTGCTTTCCTGTGGCCCGGTCCCCACAGATGGCACATAGGGTGCCCGCCCCTAAGTGGTTGGCAGCATTCATGTTGGCACTCTCAGCTGGGGAGGAGTCTGAAATCATTGGGGATTTTGAATTTAGTGTCACAAGTATGCTAAATAATTGAATTTGctgttttaaacttttttcatGCGACAAAAATTGTTTGAGAAAGAAGAGCTGCTTAAAATCTGAGActcagaataaataaaatatatatgagGCTGTgaaatatatctttttttttttttttttttgaatgaggATTAATTATCTTGGGTTGCAGACTGAACCAGTCAGACTCCTGATTCCAGACCAATCAGAGTTAAAGTAAATAGGGAAAAGGTCATGGGGTGAAAAACACTctcaaaaagacatttttacagcTAAATCAATTGGCAGTGAATCATCATCAAGAACATGTGCTGGAAAGAACTGTTTGCTAAGTAATCCAGAAGCGATTAGGGCTAAATCTGTACAAAAGCTACAACAAGATCATGTTAGATTATATAAACTCTAATTAGTGTTATTGATGACCTACTAAACAAATTCAATGTCCACTGAACAGAAATCCAAGAAATttggtttgattaaaaaaaatgatagccttgtgggcagtGCTCCGACATATAGCGCAGCTTTGCTTCAGGCAACCCGAGTTCGAGTCCCAGCTCGAGGTCCTTTGCCTGTCCTGTTCCCCTCTCTCTTCTCCCCATTACTTCCTGTCTCATTTAAACTAATAAAGGTATAAAAGGCCAAAAATAGAGcttaaaaatgattataaagaaaatgattttATGTTGGTGACAGaaataatttaaacattcatgatTTCAATGGAAAGATTtgcaagtttttaaatgttaaatttaggTTTGAGGTAATCAGAGATAATTACATTAAAACCCAAGCAATGATCAAAGACAAAATGTGGTTAAATGACTCATTAGTGTGAGTGATTATGTGATAATTATCTAAATGGAAAACAATATGTGATcgaaaatgttaaaatgaaaaatgtataatgtGAGATGAAAAAATTGGCtataatatttcattattaatttcttttaataataattaaaataattttgatatACTCTATTGAATAAATAACCTCTACAATGAAAACCAATTTaacagtaaacacacacacacatatacacacatatacatatatatgtatatatatatatatatatatatatatatatatagagagagagagagagagagagagagagagagagatactcaaatgtaaacattttatagATTAATAGATCAGACTCTTACTaatttactaaaactttaaatataactttaccATAGATATTAGATTACATTGTCAGGTCAGGTTGATAGTGGTTGAATATCAATTTGTTGCACAAAACCAAGACATGGGAGACTTAGCTGCGAAACATTTACATGACACCCTCTTTGCTCAGTAATCATTCATCCTGGTGTCAAACTTCTTCTTGAAATACTATCCAAACAAGTCATTTTATCCCAAGCCAAGTGTATGAGAACAAGCAAGAGGAGATGAATGAACCTCTTCTCCTTATGGAGTACCATGTCTACAGGACAGAGCATGTTGTGTTTCTTATCTCCtactgaaaaatgcattttaaatcggCTTTTACAATTAGTATTGGGTGTTCTGTGCAAGAGGTTACGAATTGGCACTTAACTATAACCCTATCAGCCCTGTTAAACATCTGCCTCCCACGCTTGACCATATACTATAAAGTAGTCTATAAGTCACTAAAGGTCTCAAAGTTCACCGCAGGGTCTGAGCAGATGACTCACCTGTGCTCATCGCAAGCACTTGCATGTTCTCAAACTCCAGGGTGGTGTAGGCTGGGTCCAAGGCCTCGCTATAGTCTGCCATCTCCATGTCTACTAGTGGTTTGGACAAacgcattctcaactacctgATGCTGGGGGGAAAGACTTGTCCTCTCTACAGCGTTTGGACACCCCCTCATAGGCCAAGCCCCTCCTCTCAGAGGGGTAGACACCTCTGAGTGACAGGGGCCATGTCCTCAAGGGCAAAGATGAGGCTTGCTGTGATTGACAGTCCGGGCCTCCTCCCAAGGCACGGCCCCATTCTGGAGTGGGATGGCCCTTACGTTAATGATTGAAGTGCTAAATcagagttgttgtttttgtcagaGACGGAGACAAACACTGTCTTATTTTTTTGTCTCAGTAGTCTCAAATTCATTGCTAAAAAATAATATAGCCAGTCTCAACACTATACTTTCTATCTGAGTTCCCCAACAAGACTTAAGGGGTCAAGAAAAATGACTGCTTATAGGTCTTGacacattttaaacagtagGGAAATATCACTCACAATCAGCTCGAATGTATAAGATTGAGAGTAATGGTCCACATTTCAACCTGCAAATTACGTGTTTGCTAAATCTCTTTTAATTCTAGCACAATAAACAACAGCAATAACTCACACGGCGTAAAAATTGTAGCCTTTATGTAAAAGAGCTCATTGTTCCATTCAACATTCTGCATGTGCACGTGATGCACAACTCAGTTTCAGTTGTTCAGAAGAGATTGTGTACTTCTCATCAAACAATGCAAAATTATCAGTTGGTACACCAAATAATAGATTTGAATTTGTATTAAAATACTCACTGTAAAAGTaagttcactgtaaaaaaaaaaaaatgtggtgaCAATAATGCTCCATGCATTTTGGACAGttcataaattaataataatatataattatacacaCCCACAATCAAtctatttacagtcaaaaaataaatgcattaataaataaaaatactcacacattcatgtatatatttaagaaaaaaatgtcacatttatatataaaatattataaatatatatacagtatatatgtgcaaatatttcttaaatatatacatgtatgtgtgtgtatttaaatatacataatacacagtacacacatacagtcaaaccaaaaattattcagatattttttatatatttttactagtgggtgcaggacattatagttcatttatgtaagtgaggatagcaaaataaagtaaactgtgacatattatacccaaaaattcttcatacagtggactaccagtaaaattgataaaaatttaaaattattcagacactttgacctgaccattttttgcttaagtgttatctgacataattaagattattttttctgacacagtttaactctgagatctacCTAATAAATAGTTCatagttaataaatacatttttatttattaattaatttattttttgactataAATTACATGCAAATTCATGCTTCTTACCTTCAAGATTTGTTTTTgagtattttacagtacaattgCATGTATTGTCCTATTAAATATCAAATTGTTGAGGGTAACCATGCAATTAACAGGTTTATCTtgcatattattttattctttttccattcaaatttcaaacatttttttaaggtTTGGTGACACAAGATATTTTCCCCACTCATTGGTATTCTAGAGGTAAACTAGGCCTGATTTTGCAAAAGATTCTGATACAACAATATCCAACTCACCATGAGATAAGGGAAAAACTGAGGTGATCATCTCTGTACATAATACTGAATTTGTAGAGCAGTCTATGTTGTCCTAACCCTTCTTAGAGAGGATAAAACTATTTGTTATTCAAACAGGAAAGTTTGATGTTACAATTGCGCAAATACCAAAATCATGTACAGGGCCAATGCAAACAGAGGCAAGTATGTATATTTGTAGTGTAGAAAGCAGCATAAGCCATGGGTCATCGCTCTTCAGTTCAGACCTGCTCTAGAGCCTCTAAAATCTCATGTCCACCTGCACAGCTAACATACTGTCAGAATGAACTTTTTTTACCCTACAAACAGTACTTCTGGTTTATAGTTTTAAGAATAGATTACAACTTTTATGAGGTTTATTCTTAAAacaagaggggaaaaaaatgcaaatgaggtaaaaaaaaataattctggatattttgtgtgaaaaactaatgagaaaaataattatttcttgCAGTGAAGATTAATGCAGGTTTGTATAATATCCTTCATTACTCGAATTAGTGTGGCACAGTATAgcatttcatgtttgttttatatttaaactaAATTACTCTGCATGAAATGTAATGAGAATGTGGgattatgtattttatgttgaGCTTGCTAAAACAGCCCTGACATTGTTTATTATGTGAAAATGGCACATCCCACCTGACCATCTCTGTGAACTAAATATGCTGAGCTGGTTTTGAACAGACTGGAAAACACCTAAACTTACAAGATAGCtggtttgaatatatttcagagACTTGCATATTCATAAggatattaaaaatacaaataaattcaTAAGAAGACATGTATGTCAGCAAATTTAATGAGGCTGTGCGGTAGTTTCTTTGATGCTTGATGTTGATGTTTAGCTGGTAAATCTccaaataaatatgcaaatttgAACAAGAACTGCGTCTTTTTAGCCTATACGGATCAGAAATACTTATTAGTCTTCCTTATTTCTGTATACAAGATGACTTCACTTCTCCAGCAGCAATTAACCTGAGTAATGACAATCGGTGTACAGGAATGACTCACAATGGGCAAATCTTATCTGAGTCACCATTAAATTCCTTATCGCAGCACACATCTCCGTGTTTCTGTTAACTAAGGAATGACCTCTATAAAGTATAATCTGTAAAGTTATGGCCCTTTCTCACATGCACCTCAATGATCAGAGCAAGCAGGCGTAGATAACTACATTAGATCATTACCTCACATGGGCAGAAGCCTCTTGGTGAACAAACCTACTTAACAGATTTACATCTGCAGATTGTGCTGATGTGGAATAAGGTTGGTTTATGTATTCATTAACTGGTAGCCTATTTGTGTGTCACTCATGTACTTTTATTAACGTGGCAGGCTATAGGTGTAAATTACAGAGTAAATATGTATAGATAAATTATCTGTTGTATTATTTatgttattgtatttattttattattttacatggCGCTTTCATGACTGCATATTAACTGACAACACTGTTAGTTTAGTTTACTCAACTATGCTAGTTATACACTTTCCCTAATACAATTATATGAatttaatcattattaataattgtattaataattacttattttgttaattattaaatttgatttagaAAAAGCGAATCAACCGCTGTCACGTGGACAGAGTTTTTAATCAATAACGTTCAAACACACCTGTAATGCTTTTGAattgtttataattttgtaatgtttttgaacactCCCACCACTCCTTTCTCCTCCCCTTAAAGtcatagttcacacaaaaatgaaaattttgtcatcatttacccaccctcaagttgttccaaacctggaAGATTTTCGTTCTTCTGctgaagacaaaagaagatattttgaagaatatggataacccaacagttgatgggcccaattgatgaaaaaaaaattaaaaatactatggaagtcaatggggcccatcaactgtttggttaccaacattcttcaaaatatcttcttttgtcttcagcagaagaaatcatacaggtttggaacaacttgagagtgagtaaatgatgaatattaatttttgggtgaactatccctttaagtgtctGTTCCTTACTGTATCAGTGATGACAGAAACCAAACCCTCAGACCGAACTAATACGACAAATTCAAAGCAACTCGCTCACTAACTGAAAACATCCCTCAACAAACGGTCAGAATTTTCCACCATTATCTGATAAATGTTGCAAGGCAGACAGACGTTTACTGCAGCGTGGTGCAATCGTACTTTGAGTCTCATCACAGAAGACAATACGACATAGCACATGTCCTGCCCTGATCGTCTCCTCTGTGTGATATGAGGCAGCAATGTCATGTCCTATAATCAGTCACCCATACCGCCTGCCTGGGGCTAAAAGTCAGAGGGTTGATGTAACTCCTCTGCCTATTTTCCCCTTTGAAACTTCAAACTCCAGTTTGTGAACAAAGTCCTGTCTATCTCCACAATAAGGATCTCCGACCACTGACCAAACTCCATTTGTAACCACTGCCTATTTGTACTTTCTCTCCAATGACTCTTTTTCATTTCACCTGTCTGACCAAATGGGAATAACAAGTAGCACTACAAAGGTGGATGTGCAATTCACATCTTGTGGGAACCGGTGGCCTACACGGAATAACATCCTCTCGGAGTACTCGGAAACGTGCTTTATGTGggaatattttgattttgaacaTTTGAGGCTTTGTGTCATTGATAAGAATGGGAGAAGACGGCAGCAATATGCTTACTAAAGCACATTCGAGGCCAGTAGAAAAGCCTCTGTGGATTGACTGGGGTAGAT of the Megalobrama amblycephala isolate DHTTF-2021 linkage group LG24, ASM1881202v1, whole genome shotgun sequence genome contains:
- the hnf4a gene encoding hepatocyte nuclear factor 4-alpha isoform X2 — translated: MVNVNAQVGTHMDPPYDSSPAESANMNAANHLGAGTLCAICGDRATGKHYGASSCDGCKGFFRRSVRKNHMYSCRFNRQCIVDKDKRNQCRYCRLKKCFRAGMKKEAVQNERDRISTRRSSYEDSSLPSINALIQADVLSRQISSPGPIMNGDIRTKKVATITDVCESMKQQLLVLVEWAKYIPAFCDLPLDDQVALLRAHAGEHLLLGAAKRSMLYKDILLLGNDHIVPRNCPELEVSRVAVRILDELVLPFQDLQIDDNEYACLKAIVFFDPDAKGLSDPSKIKRMRYQVQVSLEDYINDRQYDSRGRFGELLLLLPTLQSITWQMIEQIQFVKLFGMAKIDNLLQEMLLGGSANEAPHSHHSLHPHLVQEHLSNNVIVTTNMATPIHNGQMSTPDTPIPSPPTASGSDHYKMAPGVIATVPKQPSSIPQPTITKQEAI
- the hnf4a gene encoding hepatocyte nuclear factor 4-alpha isoform X1 — encoded protein: MRLSKPLVDMEMADYSEALDPAYTTLEFENMQVLAMSTDSSPAESANMNAANHLGAGTLCAICGDRATGKHYGASSCDGCKGFFRRSVRKNHMYSCRFNRQCIVDKDKRNQCRYCRLKKCFRAGMKKEAVQNERDRISTRRSSYEDSSLPSINALIQADVLSRQISSPGPIMNGDIRTKKVATITDVCESMKQQLLVLVEWAKYIPAFCDLPLDDQVALLRAHAGEHLLLGAAKRSMLYKDILLLGNDHIVPRNCPELEVSRVAVRILDELVLPFQDLQIDDNEYACLKAIVFFDPDAKGLSDPSKIKRMRYQVQVSLEDYINDRQYDSRGRFGELLLLLPTLQSITWQMIEQIQFVKLFGMAKIDNLLQEMLLGGSANEAPHSHHSLHPHLVQEHLSNNVIVTTNMATPIHNGQMSTPDTPIPSPPTASGSDHYKMAPGVIATVPKQPSSIPQPTITKQEAI